In Megalops cyprinoides isolate fMegCyp1 chromosome 25, fMegCyp1.pri, whole genome shotgun sequence, a single window of DNA contains:
- the LOC118771670 gene encoding coiled-coil domain-containing protein 3-like produces MSWALLLTLACLACQTRFAFECQMPSEWRPLSEGCRAELAEIIVYAKVLAIHPEPYSSSLHNYLPYQYEDAKDGLLYSAEIELQCDQAWGSMLEVPAGSRLNLTGLGYFSCQSHTVVQNYSYIFFLRMDENYSILPHGVNFQDAIFPDTQENRRVFSSLFQFSNCSHDQDFQSFSPDFEIQEDNRLLCSSVQLALFEEEERTRKLQERVAQLEKRNQQLKERVRKAKRSLRRARRSGRRAERSNRELRERLAAAACQPAYSYSANELGAPPRHFLKGK; encoded by the exons ATGTCTTGGGCGCTCTTGCTGACCCTTGCCTGCCTGGCATGCCAAACAAGATTCGCCTTTGAATGCCAGATGCCGTCCGAGTGGCGACCCCTCAGCGAGGGATGCCGCGCGGAGCTGGCGGAGATAATCGTGTACGCCAAGGTGCTGGCCATCCACCCGGAGCCGTACAGCAGCAGCCTGCACAACTACCTACCCTATCAGTACGAGGACGCGAAGGACGGACTGCTCTACTCCGCGGAGATAGAACTGCAGTGCGACCAGGCGTGGGGCAGCATGCTCGAAGTGCCCGCCGGCTCGCGTCTCAACCTCACGGGACTGGGCTACTTCTCGTGCCAGTCGCACACGGTGGTGCAAAACTACTCCTACATCTTCTTCCTCAG GATGGATGAAAACTACAGCATCCTGCCACACGGAGTCAACTTTCAGGACGCCATCTTCCCCGACACCCAGGAAAACCGCAGGGTGTTCTCCAGCCTCTTCCAGTTCTCCAACTGTTCCCACGACCAGGACTTCCAGAGCTTCAGCCCAGACTTTGAGATCCAAGAGGACAACAGG CTCCTGTGCTCCTCGGTGCAGCTGGCACTGTTTGAGGAAGAGGAGCGGACGAGGAAGCTGCAGGAGCGCGTGGCGCAGCTGGAGAAGAGGAaccagcagctgaaggagcGCGTGCGCAAGGCGAAGCGCTCCCTCCGCCGGGCGCGCAGGAGCGGCCGCCGCGCTGAGAGGAGCAACAGGGAGCTGCGGGAGAGACTAGCCGCCGCCGCATGCCAGCCTGCGTACAGCTACAGCGCCAATGAGCTGGGGGCCCCGCCCCGCCACTTCCTGAAGGGGAAGTAA